In Novosphingobium sp. P6W, a genomic segment contains:
- the cydB gene encoding cytochrome d ubiquinol oxidase subunit II: MSYSPDLTTTWAFIIAFAVFAYVVMDGFDLGVGILFPFLERGRSRDSAMNSIAPVWDGNETWLVLGGGSLMAAFPLAYSLIMSALYAPITAMLLGLVFRGVSFEFRWRDPRHQPFWDLGFFAGSIVAALAQGMIIGALLQGIHVAGRSYAGGWWDWATPFSLLTGGSTVAGYGLLGSTWLIMRTEGAMQERAYRFARWLAITVVLCLAGVSAATPFLKMEYWRHWFAMPGVLATAQVPLLVVIGTALLFRGLTMRQERMPFLISLGLFLLSFIGLGISIFPDIIPGVVTIQAAGAPKSSLEFLLVGVCIMVPIILAYTAWAYWVFRGKVGHEGYH, translated from the coding sequence ATGAGCTATAGTCCCGATCTTACAACCACCTGGGCGTTCATCATCGCCTTTGCCGTTTTCGCTTATGTCGTCATGGACGGGTTCGATCTCGGGGTCGGGATCCTGTTCCCGTTTCTGGAGCGGGGAAGGTCCCGCGACAGCGCGATGAACTCCATTGCACCAGTCTGGGACGGAAACGAAACCTGGCTCGTACTGGGCGGCGGCAGCCTGATGGCCGCTTTTCCTCTGGCATACTCGCTGATCATGTCTGCGCTATATGCGCCGATCACTGCTATGCTGCTGGGCCTAGTTTTTCGGGGTGTCTCGTTCGAGTTTCGCTGGCGTGACCCCCGTCACCAACCCTTCTGGGATCTGGGCTTTTTCGCCGGATCAATAGTAGCAGCGCTAGCACAAGGCATGATCATCGGTGCGCTGTTACAGGGGATCCACGTGGCGGGCCGAAGTTATGCCGGCGGCTGGTGGGACTGGGCGACGCCGTTCAGCCTGCTGACGGGCGGCAGTACAGTGGCAGGATACGGGTTACTGGGCTCGACCTGGCTGATTATGCGTACCGAGGGCGCCATGCAGGAGCGGGCATATCGCTTCGCCCGGTGGCTGGCGATAACGGTGGTATTGTGCCTCGCGGGAGTGAGCGCGGCGACGCCGTTTTTGAAGATGGAATATTGGCGGCACTGGTTTGCGATGCCGGGCGTGCTTGCTACCGCACAGGTGCCGCTGCTGGTTGTAATCGGAACCGCGCTCCTCTTTCGCGGCCTTACGATGCGCCAGGAGCGTATGCCGTTTCTGATCTCCCTGGGCCTATTCCTTCTGTCTTTCATCGGCCTTGGAATAAGCATTTTTCCGGATATCATCCCCGGTGTCGTTACGATCCAGGCCGCAGGCGCACCCAAGAGCAGCCTGGAATTCCTGCTGGTTGGAGTGTGCATCATGGTGCCGATCATTCTAGCCTATACGGCATGGGCCTATTGGGTGTTTCGCGGAAAGGTCGGCCATGAAGGCTATCACTGA
- a CDS encoding cytochrome ubiquinol oxidase subunit I, whose amino-acid sequence MADTETAVTLSRAQFAFTVMFHFVFPSFSIGLASYLAVLEGIWLKTGQSVYLGLFRFWLKIFAIVFAMGVVSGIVMSYQFGTNWAVFSDKTGSIIGPLMGYEVLTAFFLEAGFLGVMLFGMTRVGPRLHFAATVLVAIGTLISSFWIISANSWMHTPVGFAMNAAGQFIPVDWWRIVFNPSFPYRIVHTVLGAYLTTSLIVGAVGAWHLLRDAAEPHARVMFSMAMWMVLIVAPLQAIAGDTQGLNTLEHEPAKIMAMEGHFESHPHGAPLYLFGIPDQQAGKLRYAIGLPKVSSLVLRHDPNAPLAGLDTVPRQNWPPVPIVFWSFRVMVGLGLLMIALGAAALIARTRGKLWSSPWLHRFALAMGPAGTVAVLAGWTTTEVGRQPFTVYGLLRTADSVSPLAAPAVAASLVAFAIVYFVVFGTGLWYLLKMMNRTPEAGEQPAIAGLKGPIRTAGITPAPAVIVAANTGSTSHEL is encoded by the coding sequence ATGGCCGACACTGAAACCGCCGTGACGCTGTCCCGCGCACAATTCGCCTTCACGGTGATGTTCCATTTCGTATTCCCGAGCTTTTCAATCGGGTTAGCGAGCTACTTGGCCGTTCTTGAGGGTATTTGGCTGAAGACCGGCCAATCGGTCTATCTTGGACTGTTCCGCTTTTGGCTAAAGATCTTCGCAATAGTGTTCGCGATGGGCGTCGTGTCCGGCATCGTGATGTCCTATCAATTCGGTACCAACTGGGCCGTATTTTCCGATAAGACGGGAAGCATCATCGGTCCGCTGATGGGCTATGAAGTGCTGACCGCGTTTTTCCTCGAAGCCGGCTTTCTCGGAGTGATGCTGTTCGGCATGACCCGGGTCGGGCCTCGGCTGCATTTCGCAGCCACGGTTCTCGTCGCAATAGGCACGTTGATCTCCTCCTTCTGGATTATCTCGGCTAATAGTTGGATGCACACCCCGGTAGGCTTTGCGATGAACGCCGCAGGCCAATTCATACCAGTCGACTGGTGGCGGATCGTGTTCAACCCAAGCTTCCCATACCGGATCGTTCACACCGTGCTCGGCGCTTATTTGACAACCTCGCTAATCGTCGGCGCGGTCGGCGCCTGGCACCTGCTGCGCGACGCCGCAGAGCCGCACGCGCGTGTGATGTTCTCTATGGCAATGTGGATGGTCCTCATCGTTGCGCCGCTCCAAGCGATCGCCGGCGACACCCAAGGCCTCAACACCCTCGAACACGAGCCTGCCAAGATTATGGCTATGGAAGGTCATTTTGAGAGCCACCCCCATGGCGCGCCGCTTTATTTGTTCGGGATCCCTGACCAGCAGGCTGGCAAGCTTCGCTATGCGATCGGCCTTCCCAAAGTGTCATCGCTCGTACTGCGCCACGACCCAAACGCCCCCCTCGCCGGCCTTGACACGGTACCGCGCCAGAATTGGCCGCCGGTACCGATCGTATTCTGGTCATTCCGGGTGATGGTCGGACTAGGTCTTTTGATGATCGCACTCGGCGCTGCCGCTTTGATAGCGCGCACACGGGGCAAACTTTGGTCATCGCCTTGGCTGCACCGCTTCGCCCTGGCAATGGGACCAGCCGGGACCGTGGCCGTCCTGGCGGGCTGGACAACGACCGAAGTCGGACGCCAACCATTTACTGTCTACGGCCTGCTGCGGACAGCAGACTCAGTCTCGCCGCTCGCAGCGCCGGCGGTTGCAGCCTCCCTTGTGGCCTTCGCCATCGTCTACTTCGTCGTTTTCGGAACGGGTCTTTGGTATCTGCTTAAAATGATGAACAGGACACCGGAAGCAGGCGAACAGCCTGCGATTGCAGGCCTCAAAGGTCCAATCCGTACCGCTGGCATTACGCCCGCGCCTGCGGTGATCGTGGCAGCTAACACGGGGAGCACGAGCCATGAGCTATAG
- a CDS encoding alpha/beta fold hydrolase, which yields MRKLLLALFALTGVASSLPAVAQDAPRPVIVLVHGAFAGSSSWAGVIARLEKSGYRVIAAANGLRSVKEDAAPIAALVHSIQGPVVLVGHSYGGPVITAAAEGNGNVKALVYVSAFAPDVGENALGLSGQFPGSTLGDTLTSVPLPNGGEDLYVESSKFHQQFAGDVSDATAAVMAATQRPVTKAALSEPTTTATWKTIPNYAIYGTADKNIPPAAMKFMAERSHAKKTVVVPGASHSIMVSHPAEVESLIEAAATAR from the coding sequence ATGCGAAAACTTCTACTCGCGCTTTTTGCGCTCACGGGCGTCGCCAGCAGTCTACCGGCGGTCGCTCAAGACGCGCCCCGTCCGGTCATTGTTCTCGTGCACGGCGCGTTTGCAGGGTCGTCCAGTTGGGCCGGCGTCATCGCTCGACTGGAGAAGTCGGGTTACAGGGTCATCGCGGCCGCCAACGGGCTGCGCAGCGTCAAGGAAGACGCAGCACCAATCGCGGCACTGGTGCATTCGATCCAGGGTCCGGTCGTGCTCGTCGGCCATTCGTACGGAGGCCCGGTGATCACGGCGGCTGCCGAGGGCAATGGCAACGTAAAGGCTCTCGTCTACGTCTCGGCTTTTGCGCCAGACGTCGGCGAAAACGCGCTGGGCCTGAGCGGGCAGTTTCCCGGAAGCACTCTGGGAGACACCTTGACCAGCGTTCCGCTTCCCAATGGGGGCGAAGATCTCTATGTCGAGAGCAGCAAATTCCATCAGCAGTTCGCAGGCGACGTTTCCGATGCGACGGCCGCAGTCATGGCAGCGACGCAACGTCCCGTGACCAAGGCCGCGCTGAGCGAGCCGACCACGACCGCAACGTGGAAGACGATCCCGAACTACGCGATCTATGGGACGGCCGACAAAAACATCCCGCCGGCTGCGATGAAATTCATGGCAGAACGCTCGCACGCAAAAAAGACAGTGGTGGTACCAGGCGCGTCGCATTCCATCATGGTGTCGCACCCTGCTGAAGTCGAATCGCTGATCGAGGCCGCAGCAACGGCGCGTTGA